The genomic DNA CCATGTTTGCTTTAGTTGAGGCTGATTTAAGGGCTGTTGAGCAGGCCCTTGCAGAAATAATACACTCGCCCGTTGACCAGCTTACCCAGGTGGGAAGGCACTTATTACAGGCGGGCGGCAAACGGTTGCGGCCCGCCTTGTATCTTTTGTGCGCCAAAAGCCGCCAGGGCGAGACAAGAGCGCTGGTGCCAGTTGCGGTTGCGATCGAAATGATTCATATGGCTACCTTGGTTCACGATGACGTCATCGACAATGCCGCTACCCGCCGGGGGCTGCCTACGGCCAACTCCCGCTGGGGCAACCATGTATCCGTCCTGTCGGGCGACTTTTTATTTGCTAAGGCTTTTTCGACGGTGGCTAGACATGCCACTCCCGCCATGCTGCGCATCCTAACCGACGTGGTATGTTCCATGTGCGAGGGGGAAATTTTGCAAATTCGGGATACGTTTAGCGTTGAGCAGTCGGAAGAGGACTACTTGGTGCGGATAGCCAAGAAAACCGCCGATTTTATCGCGGCCAGTTGCGAATTGGGCGGCCTGTCGGCAGGCCTTGCGCCGGACGAGGTAGCGGCGCTGCGCCGGTACGGGCACGCGGTGGGTATGGCCTTTCAGATCACCGACGATATTCTGGATATCACCGCTACATCAGCCCAACTAGGCAAACCGGCGGGTAATGACCTCAGGCAGGGCATTCTCACGCTGCCCGTGTTATACGCCTTGCAGCACAGCCCCTGCCGGGAAGAATTACGCCGCCTGGTTATCAGCCGCGACTTGGATGAATTGGGTTTGGAGCGAGGACTGACCATCGTGCGTGATAGTGGCGGCATC from Sporolituus thermophilus DSM 23256 includes the following:
- a CDS encoding polyprenyl synthetase family protein; its protein translation is MTKPTMFALVEADLRAVEQALAEIIHSPVDQLTQVGRHLLQAGGKRLRPALYLLCAKSRQGETRALVPVAVAIEMIHMATLVHDDVIDNAATRRGLPTANSRWGNHVSVLSGDFLFAKAFSTVARHATPAMLRILTDVVCSMCEGEILQIRDTFSVEQSEEDYLVRIAKKTADFIAASCELGGLSAGLAPDEVAALRRYGHAVGMAFQITDDILDITATSAQLGKPAGNDLRQGILTLPVLYALQHSPCREELRRLVISRDLDELGLERGLTIVRDSGGIEYAYEHVSRYLKEARLALPADLDGIVRQTLLAIADFVGLRKY